A segment of the bacterium genome:
ACAGCCCCGCGCGCACCCCGGCGAGGGAGCGGCCGAGGCCGGCCTCGGCGAGCGCCTCGCGCGCCGCGGCGAGCCCGAAGAGATCGGCCAGCGAGACGCGGCGGTCGAGCGCGAGCGCGGAGACGACGTCGTAGGGGGGCGGGGGAACCTCGGCCGCGAGCTGGGTGCGGTGGCGCGAGGCGTCGAAGCGCCGGATCGGCCCGAACGCCGCGCGTCCCGCGGCCAAGCCGTGCCAGAGCGGATCGATTCCCCAGCCGAAGGCGCAGACCGCCCCGAGGCCGGTGACAACCGCGCGTCTCGCGGCGGGGCTCATCGCGCGCGCCTTGCGCCGCGCGGCGCGTTCGGGCCGGTCATGGTCGTTCTTCCGCTCCTTGTGGGGTCCAGCCGGTGGCTGACGGCGGGCCGTATACTACCGCACCCCTCCGAGGTTCCGCCTTGCCCCAGAACGAACCGATTCTCGCCCCCTTCGACGCGCTGCTGCGCGCCGCGCCGACCAAAACGATCGTGTCCGGCGAGGGGCGCCGCGCCTCCGCGTCCGACCTCGACGCGCTGGCCCGGGCGGCGGCCGGGGCGCGGACGCTCGCGCCGCCGCGCGGAACGCTCGTGGCGATGGCCGCGCCGGACGGGCCGGGTTTCCTCGCGGCGCTGCTCGCCCTGCTGCGGCTCGGCTGTCCCGTCGTGCTGCTCGACGCCTGGTCGCCGGCGGCGGAACGACGCCGGATCGGGACCGCCCTGGGCGCGGCCGCGCTTCTCGAATGCACGACGCCTTGGCCGTCGGGCCCGTCGTCCTTCGTCTGGACCGCGCTGCCGACGGCGGCGCCGGCGGTCCTCGAGGACGTCGCGGTGGTCAAGCTGACCTCCGGCTCGACCGGCGCGCCGCGCGGCGTCGCCGCCTCGGCCGCGGCGCTCGCGGCCGACGACGACGACCTTTGGCGGACGATGGGGCTCGCCGACGACGACCGGCTGCTCTCCGCGGTGCCGCTCGGCCACTCCTACGGCCTGTCGAGCCTGACGCTGCCGGCCCTCCGCCGCGGCGCGCCGCTCCTTCTCCCGACCCCCGGCAGTCCGTTCGCCGCGCTCGACGCGGCGGAGCGGGATGGGGCGACGTTCTTCCCGACGACCCCGGCGTGGGTCGGCGGGCTGCTGCGCCTCTCCTCGCCGCCGGAGTGGCCGGAGACGCTCCGCCTGAC
Coding sequences within it:
- a CDS encoding fatty acid--CoA ligase family protein, whose amino-acid sequence is MPQNEPILAPFDALLRAAPTKTIVSGEGRRASASDLDALARAAAGARTLAPPRGTLVAMAAPDGPGFLAALLALLRLGCPVVLLDAWSPAAERRRIGTALGAAALLECTTPWPSGPSSFVWTALPTAAPAVLEDVAVVKLTSGSTGAPRGVAASAAALAADDDDLWRTMGLADDDRLLSAVPLGHSYGLSSLTLPALRRGAPLLLPTPGSPFAALDAAERDGATFFPTTPAWVGGLLRLSSPPEWPETLRLTISAGAPLSPEVASRFREAFGRPIHTFYGSSECGGICYDRAGDAAERGTVGAPVDGVRIEVVPLERGGAGKAGAVHVRSAAVCGGYWPHPDPRLEGGRFVAGDLGRWEGEELALEGRVDDLLNVHGKKVSPREVEATIRELPGVEDVVVFGAPHAVAGHVVCAAVAADPARLRPDEIALHCRARLAAHKRPRGVFVLAELPRTPRGKIDRAALLSLGAPLVAADRDA